A portion of the Rhizobium sp. 9140 genome contains these proteins:
- a CDS encoding cation diffusion facilitator family transporter produces the protein MGAGHSHTAARPTGTSAGRHKSRLATALGLTVAFMLVEVVGGLWTGSLALLADAAHMLTDAGGLALALIAIRFSERPATPQKTYGYVRMEVLSALANAVILMLLTIYIFYEAYERFVDPPQILGGPMLIVAVIGLTVNLISMKLLSAGSSESLNVKGAYFEVLGDMLGSLGVIVAAGVVMLTGWSLADPIIGAAIGLFILPRTWVLLKQAVHILMEGTPPEIDMSLLEVKLMGIPGVEAVHDLHVWTITSGLDAMSCHLVVTDMAEVRSILSSARSTMEESFGLSHVTIQVEDKVMREAEGEMKI, from the coding sequence ATGGGCGCTGGCCATTCTCACACGGCGGCACGTCCCACAGGCACATCCGCTGGGCGGCACAAAAGCAGGCTGGCGACGGCCCTGGGACTGACGGTAGCGTTCATGCTGGTCGAGGTCGTCGGCGGTCTCTGGACGGGCAGCCTGGCGCTTTTGGCGGATGCGGCCCATATGCTGACGGATGCCGGTGGGCTGGCTCTGGCGCTGATCGCGATCCGGTTTTCAGAACGACCCGCGACGCCGCAAAAGACCTATGGCTATGTCCGCATGGAGGTTCTCTCCGCGCTGGCAAACGCAGTGATTCTCATGTTGCTGACCATTTACATTTTCTATGAGGCGTATGAGCGGTTTGTCGATCCACCCCAAATTCTCGGCGGTCCTATGCTGATCGTCGCCGTCATCGGCCTGACAGTCAACCTGATCAGCATGAAGCTGCTTTCCGCCGGATCGTCCGAAAGCCTGAATGTCAAGGGAGCATATTTCGAGGTGCTCGGCGATATGCTGGGATCACTCGGCGTCATCGTTGCCGCCGGTGTGGTGATGCTGACCGGTTGGTCGCTTGCAGATCCAATCATTGGTGCCGCCATCGGGCTGTTCATCCTTCCCCGGACATGGGTTCTCCTCAAGCAAGCCGTTCATATCCTCATGGAGGGTACGCCACCGGAAATTGACATGTCTCTGCTGGAAGTGAAGCTAATGGGCATTCCCGGCGTCGAAGCCGTCCACGATCTGCATGTATGGACAATCACATCTGGACTGGATGCCATGAGCTGTCACCTCGTCGTTACCGATATGGCGGAGGTCCGTTCGATCCTCTCCAGCGCCCGCAGCACGATGGAAGAAAGCTTCGGCTTGTCGCACGTTACGATCCAAGTGGAGGATAAGGTTATGCGTGAGGCGGAAGGCGAGATGAAAATCTAG
- a CDS encoding VWA domain-containing protein, which produces MALQLNLKKSAETLRLSLDKAGVAADIKAELIFDMDVSGSFEHEHEEGTTSKLVARLVPYGMVLDPDGKVDVFSFSNGKGHVHHVGTVTPDDCENYIVRNVIDKVPGWKGGTTYSYVLERNLQHFGWLPREKEREGFFSRFFGGSTKEAPVSAKKRSVVIFVTDGENDPSDEERTMWVLEESEKRGDQVYFLFMGACEHTVEFKFLETIAKRFKNTGVVIVRDLDGFVELSDEQLNAQLLGSELLQWLRS; this is translated from the coding sequence ATGGCACTGCAACTCAACCTCAAGAAGTCGGCGGAAACGCTGCGTCTTTCTCTCGACAAGGCGGGTGTCGCGGCTGACATCAAGGCCGAACTGATCTTCGACATGGACGTTTCGGGCTCTTTCGAGCACGAGCATGAGGAAGGCACCACAAGCAAGCTCGTCGCACGGCTGGTGCCCTACGGCATGGTGCTCGACCCCGACGGAAAGGTGGACGTCTTCAGCTTCAGCAACGGCAAGGGCCACGTTCACCATGTCGGAACGGTCACTCCGGACGATTGCGAGAACTACATCGTCCGCAACGTGATCGACAAAGTGCCAGGCTGGAAGGGCGGGACCACCTACAGCTATGTGCTGGAGCGCAATCTGCAGCATTTCGGGTGGTTGCCACGCGAAAAGGAACGCGAAGGCTTCTTCAGCCGGTTCTTCGGCGGGAGCACCAAGGAAGCGCCGGTTTCGGCAAAGAAACGGTCGGTCGTCATTTTCGTTACCGATGGTGAGAACGATCCTTCGGATGAAGAACGGACCATGTGGGTTCTCGAGGAATCGGAGAAGCGCGGCGACCAGGTGTATTTCCTGTTCATGGGCGCCTGCGAGCATACCGTGGAATTCAAGTTCCTCGAAACGATCGCCAAGCGTTTCAAGAACACCGGCGTCGTCATCGTGCGCGACCTCGACGGCTTCGTCGAACTCTCCGACGAGCAATTGAACGCGCAGCTTCTTGGATCCGAATTGCTGCAATGGCTCCGATCCTGA
- a CDS encoding L,D-transpeptidase, translating to MTLETNLSRRGFLIVAASSVATLAGCATSSPEGRIAPLPVVVKRPVGPPTSAELEAMYGPLQDGGFLIPATPYQQIDPTFYRQRVIDPTGEAPGTVIVDTPSRFLYVVEPGGTAMRYGVGIGRDGFAWQGDGVIHWRQAWPRWKPPNEMVARQPELKQYSIENGGMAGGLDNPLGARALYIFQNGQDTLYRLHGNKDWRSIGKAVSSGCVRLINQDIIDLYARVPYKAKIVVRQ from the coding sequence ATGACGCTCGAAACCAATCTGTCACGGCGCGGCTTTCTTATTGTTGCCGCGTCGTCTGTTGCAACGCTGGCGGGTTGCGCAACCTCATCACCCGAAGGCCGCATTGCCCCCTTACCGGTAGTGGTCAAGCGGCCCGTCGGCCCGCCAACCTCAGCTGAACTTGAAGCTATGTACGGGCCACTTCAGGACGGTGGGTTTCTCATTCCGGCAACGCCATATCAGCAGATCGACCCGACATTCTATCGCCAGCGGGTCATCGACCCGACGGGAGAGGCGCCCGGAACCGTCATCGTCGATACGCCTTCACGTTTTCTCTATGTCGTTGAACCGGGCGGCACGGCGATGCGCTATGGCGTGGGCATCGGCCGCGACGGATTTGCCTGGCAGGGCGATGGCGTCATTCACTGGCGCCAAGCCTGGCCGCGCTGGAAACCACCGAACGAGATGGTCGCGCGCCAGCCCGAACTCAAACAATATTCCATCGAAAATGGCGGCATGGCCGGCGGTCTCGACAATCCGCTCGGTGCGCGTGCGCTCTACATTTTTCAGAACGGACAGGACACGCTCTATCGACTCCACGGCAACAAGGACTGGCGCTCGATCGGCAAGGCTGTGTCTTCGGGCTGCGTGCGCCTGATCAACCAGGACATTATCGATCTCTATGCCCGGGTCCCATACAAGGCGAAAATTGTAGTCAGGCAGTAA
- a CDS encoding TFIIB-type zinc ribbon-containing protein, giving the protein MNDLATPDVQDKAQGLLCPACRVNLVMSERQSIEIDYCPNCRGVWLDRGELDKIIDRSLTAEPPVAQRSGIAKSQPFAPHYPAEDHRDGGHGSGHGAHGQNRRHGSFLGRLFD; this is encoded by the coding sequence ATGAACGATCTTGCGACCCCGGACGTGCAGGACAAAGCACAGGGGCTTCTTTGCCCGGCTTGCAGGGTCAATCTTGTCATGAGCGAGCGTCAGTCGATCGAAATCGACTATTGCCCGAACTGTAGGGGCGTCTGGCTGGACAGAGGAGAACTCGACAAGATTATCGATCGCAGCCTTACCGCTGAACCCCCGGTTGCTCAGCGTTCGGGGATCGCAAAGTCGCAGCCGTTCGCGCCGCACTATCCCGCTGAGGATCATCGTGACGGCGGCCATGGTTCCGGCCATGGTGCCCACGGGCAGAACCGCCGTCACGGATCGTTCCTGGGGCGGCTCTTCGACTAG
- a CDS encoding TerD family protein, with protein MLTLSLEKPGTATPKLKLSLNKGAQFTVKVEWMCDADHADDVDVHALEARSDGNGAKVRELTSVLSTYNTTRMNPNGGTLPSNPEGSFQTPSGGLFHSGDKRVQNNTETIVIDGSKLPAGVNEIPIFVTVHEAEHGGSHETEQGAEQEEEAAFGDIDVCTITLSDGSGKQLGAYKLSDEFKEFNVVQLGSILLGPEGWEYAAVGRGFTGTFNDVLAHFS; from the coding sequence ATGCTGACCCTTTCCCTTGAAAAGCCCGGCACCGCGACGCCAAAGCTCAAGCTTTCCCTCAACAAGGGAGCGCAGTTCACCGTGAAGGTTGAGTGGATGTGCGATGCCGACCACGCCGATGATGTCGACGTTCACGCGCTTGAGGCGCGGAGTGACGGGAACGGCGCGAAGGTGAGGGAACTTACCAGCGTGCTGTCGACCTACAATACCACGCGGATGAACCCGAATGGCGGCACCTTGCCGTCAAACCCCGAAGGATCTTTCCAGACGCCCAGCGGTGGGCTGTTCCACAGTGGTGACAAGAGAGTGCAGAACAACACCGAGACCATAGTCATTGACGGCTCCAAGCTGCCGGCGGGGGTCAACGAGATACCGATCTTCGTCACCGTCCATGAAGCCGAACATGGGGGCAGCCACGAGACCGAGCAGGGCGCCGAACAGGAGGAGGAAGCGGCGTTCGGCGACATCGACGTCTGCACCATCACACTGTCGGACGGCAGTGGGAAGCAACTCGGCGCCTACAAGCTGTCGGACGAATTCAAAGAGTTCAATGTCGTCCAACTAGGCAGCATATTGCTCGGCCCCGAGGGCTGGGAATACGCGGCCGTCGGCCGAGGCTTCACCGGCACGTTCAACGACGTTCTCGCGCACTTTTCCTGA
- a CDS encoding heavy metal translocating P-type ATPase gives MTEPVKTRFRVSGMDCASCATKIDTAVRRMPGVEDVSVSVTTGTMTVTHGESSDLTAIGKKVSGLGYNVVPIADKATAAPVAKAAHVHGPGCSHDHGAGSHDHAGHDHDRHDHDDHDGHDHGGHGHDDHDHAGHDRNQAGKNESPVTPLVEAPQIRFRVGGMDCASCATKIDTAVRRMPGVEDVSVSVTAGTMTVKHDGTSDLDAIGKKVAGLGYSVVSLAADENKSKAASVDAGDNRDHSGHAHGKAGGEPESLHGHDHGPMSGPWWKSKKGRLTIVAGGALVLAYGIGHLFPAIAFFAFTAAMLVGLIPIARRAVMAALAGTPFSIEMLMTIAAVGALFINATEEAAAVVFLFLVGELLEGVAASKARASIQSLTELVPKNALLEENGQTREVPAESLAVGAVILVRPGDRISADGVIVSGESSIDEAPVTGESTPVAKGLDDKVFAGTVNGDAALRVRVTAAAADNTIARVVKLVEEAQESKAPTERFIDSFSRYYTPAVVVVAALVATIPPLFMGGVWSEWVYKGLAILLIGCPCALVISTPAAIAASLSAGARRGLLLKGGAVLETLGKLTAIALDKTGTLTEGKPKVTDVIAFDRNEADVLRLAAALETGSSHPLAMAILGKAAEEKVQVPAAENAKALGGKGVTATVEGIEIFLGSPKSAADRMPLSNDQLTLIARLNDEGKTVSVLIVGDMLAGAIAMRDEPRADAKAGLKALADVGIKTVMLTGDNARTAKAIGAQLGIEVRAELMPEDKQRIVGELQKEGYVVGKIGDGINDAPALAAADVGIAMGGGTDVALETADAAILHGRVGDIAEMIDLSKRTMRNIFQNITLSLGLKAVFLVTTIMGITGLWPAILADTGATVLVTINALRLLRPIKS, from the coding sequence ATGACCGAGCCAGTAAAGACACGATTCAGAGTGAGTGGTATGGATTGCGCATCCTGCGCGACGAAGATCGATACGGCCGTCAGGCGAATGCCCGGCGTCGAGGATGTCTCGGTTTCGGTGACCACCGGCACGATGACGGTGACGCATGGCGAAAGCAGTGACCTGACGGCGATCGGCAAGAAAGTCTCCGGGCTCGGATACAATGTAGTTCCTATCGCCGATAAAGCCACTGCTGCCCCGGTCGCAAAGGCTGCGCATGTGCATGGCCCGGGCTGTAGCCATGACCACGGCGCCGGTTCGCACGACCACGCGGGTCATGACCATGACCGGCATGATCATGACGACCACGATGGCCACGATCACGGTGGTCACGGTCATGACGACCACGATCACGCAGGTCATGATCGCAATCAAGCAGGCAAAAACGAGAGCCCCGTTACCCCGCTTGTCGAGGCGCCGCAGATACGATTCAGGGTCGGGGGCATGGATTGCGCGTCCTGCGCAACAAAGATCGACACGGCCGTCAGGCGGATGCCCGGTGTCGAGGATGTCTCGGTTTCGGTCACAGCCGGTACGATGACGGTGAAGCATGATGGGACAAGCGATCTCGACGCGATCGGCAAGAAGGTCGCAGGGCTGGGCTATTCGGTTGTGTCATTGGCTGCCGATGAAAACAAATCGAAGGCCGCGTCCGTGGATGCGGGCGACAATCGTGATCATTCCGGCCATGCTCATGGCAAGGCTGGCGGCGAACCGGAAAGCCTGCACGGGCATGACCATGGACCGATGAGCGGCCCGTGGTGGAAAAGTAAAAAGGGGCGCTTGACGATCGTTGCCGGTGGTGCGCTGGTTTTAGCCTATGGGATAGGCCATCTTTTTCCGGCCATTGCCTTCTTTGCCTTTACGGCTGCGATGCTCGTCGGCCTTATACCCATCGCACGACGCGCCGTGATGGCGGCGTTGGCCGGAACGCCGTTTTCCATTGAAATGCTGATGACAATCGCGGCTGTCGGCGCGCTGTTTATCAATGCGACCGAAGAGGCGGCTGCGGTCGTGTTCCTGTTCCTGGTCGGCGAACTGCTGGAGGGCGTTGCCGCAAGCAAGGCACGCGCGAGCATCCAGTCCCTGACGGAACTGGTTCCGAAGAACGCTCTGCTGGAGGAGAACGGGCAGACGCGCGAAGTGCCGGCGGAAAGCCTCGCCGTTGGCGCGGTCATTCTCGTGCGTCCGGGTGACCGGATCTCGGCCGACGGCGTGATCGTCTCCGGCGAAAGCTCGATCGACGAAGCGCCGGTGACGGGCGAAAGCACACCGGTCGCCAAGGGTTTGGATGACAAGGTTTTTGCAGGCACGGTCAATGGGGATGCAGCACTTCGAGTCCGCGTCACTGCCGCCGCCGCCGACAACACCATTGCTCGTGTGGTCAAGCTCGTCGAGGAAGCGCAGGAATCGAAGGCGCCGACAGAACGGTTCATCGACAGCTTCTCCCGCTACTATACGCCGGCTGTGGTCGTGGTTGCCGCACTCGTCGCGACCATTCCGCCGCTGTTCATGGGCGGCGTCTGGTCGGAATGGGTTTACAAGGGCCTTGCCATTCTGCTGATCGGCTGCCCTTGCGCTTTGGTCATATCGACACCAGCAGCCATTGCCGCCTCGCTTTCCGCCGGGGCGAGGCGCGGGCTTCTTCTCAAGGGTGGCGCGGTTCTCGAAACCCTCGGAAAGCTGACGGCCATTGCGCTCGACAAGACGGGCACTCTGACCGAAGGCAAGCCAAAGGTCACCGACGTGATCGCCTTCGACCGCAATGAAGCCGATGTGCTGCGCTTGGCCGCAGCGCTCGAAACCGGGTCCAGCCATCCGCTGGCCATGGCCATTCTCGGCAAGGCCGCGGAGGAAAAGGTTCAGGTTCCGGCGGCCGAAAATGCAAAAGCTCTCGGTGGCAAAGGTGTGACCGCGACCGTTGAGGGTATCGAGATTTTCCTCGGATCGCCGAAGTCGGCAGCCGATCGGATGCCGTTGTCGAACGATCAATTGACGCTGATCGCCAGGCTGAATGACGAGGGCAAAACTGTGTCGGTGCTGATTGTCGGCGATATGCTTGCCGGTGCCATCGCCATGCGGGACGAGCCACGGGCGGATGCGAAGGCCGGGTTGAAGGCACTGGCCGATGTGGGCATCAAGACCGTCATGCTGACGGGCGACAACGCGCGCACGGCGAAGGCGATCGGCGCTCAGCTTGGCATTGAAGTTCGCGCCGAGCTGATGCCGGAAGACAAGCAACGCATCGTCGGCGAACTTCAAAAGGAAGGCTACGTGGTCGGCAAGATCGGCGACGGCATCAACGATGCGCCGGCGCTTGCGGCCGCCGATGTCGGCATTGCCATGGGGGGCGGCACGGATGTGGCGCTCGAAACAGCCGATGCAGCTATCCTGCATGGCCGCGTCGGCGACATTGCCGAGATGATCGATCTTTCGAAAAGAACGATGCGCAACATCTTCCAGAACATCACGCTTTCGCTGGGATTGAAGGCGGTGTTTCTCGTGACCACGATCATGGGCATAACCGGCTTGTGGCCGGCGATTTTGGCGGATACCGGCGCAACCGTTCTGGTGACGATCAACGCGCTGCGTCTCCTTCGCCCCATTAAATCCTAA